Proteins encoded by one window of Desulfovibrio ferrophilus:
- a CDS encoding 3-isopropylmalate dehydratase small subunit → MKYKGKAHVVGANIDTDAIIPARFLVTTDEAELGANCMEGQEEGWVKRVSPGDIMVAGPNFGCGSSREHAPIAIKGAGMPVVVAHSFARIFYRNGFNMGLILLEVGDDFAKFSDGDQIEADPEAGVVRNLTTGVEVTCQPVPPFMNEILNAGGLVGYVKNRLAQSA, encoded by the coding sequence ATGAAATATAAAGGAAAAGCCCACGTCGTGGGCGCGAATATCGATACCGATGCCATCATCCCGGCCCGGTTCCTGGTGACCACCGACGAAGCCGAGCTTGGCGCCAATTGCATGGAAGGCCAGGAAGAAGGCTGGGTCAAGCGTGTTTCGCCGGGCGACATCATGGTCGCCGGTCCCAACTTCGGCTGTGGCTCCTCGCGTGAGCATGCTCCCATCGCCATCAAAGGCGCAGGCATGCCCGTGGTCGTGGCTCACAGTTTTGCCCGTATCTTCTATCGTAATGGCTTCAACATGGGGCTGATTCTGTTGGAAGTGGGCGATGACTTCGCGAAGTTCTCCGATGGGGATCAGATCGAGGCCGACCCCGAAGCCGGTGTGGTGCGAAACCTGACCACTGGTGTGGAAGTGACCTGCCAGCCTGTACCTCCGTTCATGAACGAGATTCTGAATGCGGGTGGTCTT
- the leuC gene encoding 3-isopropylmalate dehydratase large subunit → MPRTVAQKILQQHSDDTVGEAGQIVRCRVSMVLANDITAPLAIKSFRAMGAADVFDKDKVALVCDHFTPNKDIDSAEQVKVVREFAKEKGITHYYEGGNVGVEHALLPELGLVGPGDIVVGADSHTCTYGGLGAFATGMGSTDIAGAMALGETWFKVPPTIRVEITGTPEKHVGAKDYILNLIGKIGVAGALYKALEFGGGVVDGLSIEGRMTMANMAIEAGGKVGLFASDAKTLKYTKAAGRKGDETLSADSGAIYERVVDIDVTGMEPQIACPHLPDNVKPVSEVKDVEIHQAVIGSCTNGRIEDMREAAAILKGRKVSSSVRCIVLPATPKIWRQCMDEGLFAIFMDAGAVIGPPTCGPCLGGHMGILAGGERCIATTNRNFKGRMGSLQAEVFLANPAVAAASAVTGIITHPKDI, encoded by the coding sequence ATGCCCCGTACTGTAGCTCAGAAAATCTTGCAGCAGCACAGCGATGACACCGTCGGCGAGGCGGGCCAGATCGTCCGCTGCCGTGTGTCCATGGTGCTGGCCAACGACATCACCGCCCCCTTGGCTATCAAGTCATTCAGAGCCATGGGCGCTGCCGATGTCTTTGACAAGGACAAGGTAGCCCTGGTTTGTGACCACTTTACGCCCAACAAGGACATCGACTCCGCCGAGCAGGTCAAGGTGGTGCGCGAGTTTGCCAAGGAGAAGGGCATTACCCATTACTACGAGGGTGGAAACGTGGGCGTCGAGCACGCGCTGCTGCCTGAACTGGGGCTTGTGGGTCCTGGGGACATCGTGGTCGGAGCCGATAGCCACACCTGCACCTACGGTGGTCTTGGCGCGTTTGCCACAGGCATGGGCTCCACGGATATCGCCGGGGCCATGGCCCTGGGGGAAACCTGGTTCAAGGTCCCCCCGACCATTCGTGTGGAAATAACCGGAACCCCGGAAAAACATGTCGGTGCCAAGGACTACATCCTGAACCTTATCGGCAAGATCGGTGTTGCCGGAGCCCTGTACAAGGCTCTGGAATTTGGCGGCGGCGTGGTGGACGGCTTGTCCATCGAGGGCCGCATGACCATGGCCAACATGGCCATCGAAGCCGGTGGCAAGGTCGGCCTGTTTGCCTCTGATGCCAAGACCCTGAAATACACCAAGGCTGCAGGTCGCAAGGGTGACGAAACTCTGTCCGCCGATTCTGGCGCCATTTATGAGCGCGTGGTGGACATCGACGTCACCGGTATGGAGCCGCAGATTGCCTGCCCGCATCTGCCCGACAACGTCAAGCCGGTGTCCGAGGTCAAGGATGTGGAGATCCATCAGGCCGTCATCGGCTCCTGCACCAACGGTCGTATCGAGGACATGCGCGAAGCCGCAGCCATCCTGAAGGGCCGCAAGGTTTCCTCTAGCGTGCGTTGCATCGTGCTGCCCGCAACGCCCAAGATCTGGCGCCAATGCATGGACGAAGGGTTGTTTGCCATCTTCATGGATGCCGGAGCAGTGATTGGACCCCCGACCTGCGGTCCCTGCCTGGGCGGTCACATGGGGATACTGGCGGGCGGTGAGCGCTGTATTGCCACCACCAACCGCAACTTCAAGGGGCGTATGGGCAGCCTGCAGGCCGAGGTCTTTTTGGCCAATCCAGCTGTTGCTGCGGCTTCCGCCGTTACTGGAATCATCACTCATCCGAAAGATATCTAG
- a CDS encoding 2-isopropylmalate synthase yields the protein MSDRVYIFDTTLRDGEQSPGCTMNLREKVRLARQLDSLGVDIIEAGFPAASEGDFEAVRAIAEAVENAQVAGLCRAMPADIDRAWNAVKDAKHPRIHTFIATSPLHMKHKLGKEPDQVLKMAEAAVRHAAQYTDNVEFSAEDASRSDWNFLVKVCERVIDCGAKVVNIPDTVGYAQPDEYAELIAYLIKNVSNQDKAIFSVHCHNDLGMAVASTMAALRAGARQAEVTLSGIGERAGNAALEEVVMNIRTRPQHYPFETNIATEQLYPANRLLARIIGRPIPPTKAITGDNAFAHESGIHQDGVLKHRQTYEIMTPESVGRAGNDMVLGKHSGRHAIGQKVAEMGYRLSDGDVELVANAVKRLADIKKNIYDEDLEAIVLEEVFRIPDKYRLKHLHIQSGNMDIPPTAAVVMDVDGEEHKMTTFGVGPVDAVFNTISEIIGQKPVLEQYLVNAITGGTDAQGEVTVKIRAGERTAVGRGSDPDIIFASAKAFLNAMNRLAKSVEEAECPVL from the coding sequence ATGTCAGATCGCGTGTATATTTTTGATACGACCCTTCGTGATGGCGAGCAGTCCCCCGGTTGCACCATGAACCTGCGCGAGAAAGTCCGCTTGGCGCGCCAACTTGATTCCCTTGGTGTTGACATTATCGAGGCTGGCTTTCCGGCTGCCAGTGAAGGAGATTTTGAGGCCGTGCGGGCCATAGCCGAGGCCGTGGAGAACGCCCAGGTTGCCGGCCTGTGTCGTGCCATGCCTGCCGATATCGATCGGGCCTGGAATGCGGTCAAGGATGCCAAGCACCCTCGGATTCATACGTTCATCGCCACCAGTCCGCTGCACATGAAGCACAAGCTTGGCAAGGAACCGGACCAGGTTTTGAAGATGGCCGAGGCTGCTGTGCGCCATGCCGCCCAGTATACGGATAACGTCGAGTTTTCCGCTGAGGATGCCTCCCGTTCGGATTGGAACTTCCTGGTCAAGGTCTGTGAACGGGTCATCGACTGCGGTGCCAAGGTCGTCAACATCCCGGATACCGTGGGGTATGCCCAGCCCGATGAGTACGCGGAGTTGATTGCCTATCTCATCAAGAATGTTTCCAATCAGGACAAGGCCATCTTCTCGGTCCATTGTCACAATGACCTGGGTATGGCCGTTGCCAGCACCATGGCCGCTTTGCGTGCGGGTGCGCGCCAGGCCGAAGTGACCCTGTCCGGCATTGGCGAGCGTGCGGGGAACGCCGCTCTGGAAGAGGTCGTCATGAACATCCGCACCCGGCCTCAGCATTATCCCTTTGAGACGAATATCGCGACGGAGCAGTTGTACCCGGCCAACCGGCTGTTGGCGCGAATTATCGGCCGTCCCATTCCGCCGACCAAGGCCATTACCGGTGACAATGCCTTTGCCCATGAGTCTGGTATCCATCAGGATGGCGTACTCAAGCATCGCCAAACTTATGAGATCATGACTCCCGAGAGCGTGGGGCGTGCTGGTAATGATATGGTTTTGGGTAAGCACTCCGGTCGTCATGCCATCGGGCAGAAAGTGGCCGAGATGGGGTATCGCCTCTCCGATGGGGACGTGGAACTCGTTGCGAACGCAGTTAAAAGGCTGGCGGATATCAAGAAAAATATTTATGACGAAGACCTTGAAGCCATTGTCCTGGAAGAGGTGTTCCGCATCCCGGACAAGTATCGCTTGAAGCACCTGCACATCCAGTCCGGCAACATGGACATTCCGCCTACCGCGGCTGTTGTGATGGATGTGGACGGTGAGGAACACAAGATGACCACCTTTGGTGTTGGTCCGGTTGACGCCGTGTTCAACACCATTTCGGAAATTATCGGCCAAAAACCTGTCCTGGAACAATATCTGGTCAACGCCATCACCGGCGGCACTGATGCCCAGGGTGAAGTGACGGTGAAGATCCGCGCGGGTGAGCGTACGGCCGTGGGCCGTGGCTCTGACCCGGATATCATCTTCGCTAGTGCCAAGGCCTTCCTGAATGCAATGAATCGACTCGCAAAATCCGTGGAGGAAGCAGAATGCCCCGTACTGTAG